From one Hemitrygon akajei unplaced genomic scaffold, sHemAka1.3 Scf000072, whole genome shotgun sequence genomic stretch:
- the LOC140722215 gene encoding NACHT, LRR and PYD domains-containing protein 3-like, with product MAPGGNINQVRRDLKRYFPDHSSREDDQYKGNKITKQGPIESNVQMENGLEVMAWELSQPRDTAPHDGTGTDPVSTNSHTLTQRDEYRLYELTKSYRDRLKQAIEEGIEPLSWMLRKEGYFNAQEHAEVTELAEKGNRAESSTLFVNLVMEKGLRTRRAMWESFAKVRTELPMLDKILKEIQELGPDPQVHINISEDLPTQLKDVQQKHKETLRAQTETLRVNTILVREKEKVFQLVDRYAELTVISTVRDRRLVEHDLPARGRDHEERREKHLSEELEKIRTDQLFQSSFSQSEINSGSSVAVAGGPGIGKTTMVQKIVYDWATGKIYQQFQFVFRFRFKDLNSINCRTNLRKLILDQYPYFGNLLREVWKNPKGLLFILDGLDEFKHKIDFTDSGKDTEPQHHCPDPESWCEVSDIVYSLIQHKLLPGCSVLVTTRPSALHFLEKAEISVWAEILGFVDEERKQYFIKYFEDQTVAAAVFKHVKENEILYTMSHNPSFCCILALALGPFFTQRVRDPQRLPRTITQLYSCYIYNILKSHGGEIEDARDVLLRVGQLAFRGASQRKIAFTDEDLIKYDLHSSQFLSGFLTELLERKDSARCVVYTFPHHTIQEFVAALAQYLTLEPADILKFLTAVQNTTDGRLEAFLCFVAGLSSPKTARVLEEYLGPSVQQTACQVIEWVKEEVKHQSKSRWSEAGKSLLNTMYCLFESENRGLTQATLGSVETLSFSGMTLTPTDCAVLSHVIGLCDTIKLLDLSSCHIQGGGFQRLGPQLHKCQELRLNDVGLTDSGVEDLVSTLSPNRSPMDLDLSENKLGDSGAKLVSEALKNPECKIQRLGLWNAGLTDSGVEDLVSPLSAIRSLTELDLGCNDLGDTGVKLLSTALSSRECKITKLGLWYVGLTDSGAQELLSALSDKRSLTDLNLGLNSLTDQSVPALRRLIQTFRSLKQIKLDGNRFSRTGKKELWPLDSPRPGLTVIL from the exons ATGGCTCCAG GTGGAAACATAAATCAGGTACGGAGAGATCTCAAGAGATATTTTCCAGACCATTCATCGAGGGAAGATGATCAATACAAGGGAAACAAGATAACAAAGCAGGGTCCGATTGAGAGCAATGTCCAAATGGAAAACGGTTTGGAAGTAATGGCTTGGGAGCTAAGTCAGCCCAGAGACACAGCCCCGCACGATGGAACCGGCACAG ATCCAGTGTCTACGAACTCTCACACCCTGACACAGAGGGATGAATATCGACTTTACGAACTGACAAAGTCCTACAGGGACAGACTGAAACAAGCAATTGAAGAAGGGATTGAACCACTCAGCTGGATGTTGAGAAAGGAGGGATATTTCAATGCACAAGAACATGCG GAAGTCACTGAACTGGCAGAGAAGGGTAAccgggcagagagttccacacTCTTCGTAAATttggtgatggagaaaggcttGCGaacccggagggcgatgtgggaatcctttgcaAAAgtgaggactgagttaccgatgttggacaaaatactgaaagaaatacaggagCTGG GCCCGGATCCACAAGTACACATAAATATTAGCGAAGACCTACCCACTCAACTGAAAG atgttcaacagaaacacaaggagactctgcgggcacaaactgaaacattgagagtgaacacgatcctggtgagggagaaggagaaggttttccagctggttgatcgatacgctgagctcacggtcatttctactgttcgagatcggagactggtggaacatgatctgccggcaagaggcagagaccacgaggagaggagagagaaacatctcagcgaagagctggaaaaaatccggactgatcagttgttccagagcagcttttcccagAGCGAAATCAATTCAGGGAGTTCGGTAGCAGTGGCCGGAGGTCCGGGAATCGGGAAAAcgacaatggtacaaaagatcgTTTATGACTGGGCAacagggaaaatataccaacaattccagtttgtcttccgtTTCAGATTCAAGGATTTAAACTCAATTAACTGTAGAACGAACCTGAGaaaactgattctggatcagtatccttactttgggaatttgctgagagaggtctggaagaacccaaagggattgctgtttatactCGATGGTctggatgaattcaaacacaaaatcGATTTTACTGACAGTGGGAAAGATACCGAACCTCAGCACCATTGCCCGGATCCTGAGTCCTGGTGTGAAGTGtccgacattgtgtacagtttaatccagcacaaactgctcccagggtgttcagttctggtgaccacccgcccctcTGCGTTACATTTTTTGGAAAAGGCAGaaatcagtgtctgggctgaaatcctgggatttgttgacgAAGAACGTAAGCAATATTTCATCAaatattttgaagatcagacggtggcggccgctgttttcaaacacgtgaaggagaacgagatcctgtacaccatgagccaCAACCCCTCGTTCTGCTGCAttctcgctctggcactgggccccttcttcacccaaagagtcagggaccctcAGCGACTTCCCAGGACCATCACCCAATTGTATTCCTGCTATATTTATAATATCTTAAAAAGCCACGGCGGCGAGATTGAGGACGctcgtgatgtgttactcagggttggtcagctGGCCTTCAGAGGAGCGTCTCAGAGGAAGATTGCGTTTACAGATGAAGATTTGATCAAGTACGATCTCCActcttcccagttcctgtccgggttcctgacgGAGCTTTTGGAGCGAAAGGATTCTGCCCGttgtgtggtgtacacattcccacaccacaccatccaagagtttgtagctgcactcGCACAATACCTGACTCTAGAGCCCGCAGATATCCTGAAATTTCTCACTGCAGTCCAGAACACGACAGACGGGCGATTAGAGGCATTTCtctgttttgttgctggtctctcatCCCCAAAGACAGCTCGGGTCCTGGAAGAGTATCTGGGTCCGTCTGTTCAACAAACAGCCTGCCAGGTGATTGAATGGGTGAAGGAAGAAGTTAAACACCAGAGTAAAAGCAGATGGAGTGAAGCCGGtaaaagcctcctgaacacaATGTACTGCCTGTTTGAGTCTGAGAATCGAGGACTgactcaggccacactgggatctgtggaaacactttcatttagtggaatgacactgacgccgactgactgcgcggtcctgtctcatgtcatcggactctgtgatacaataaaactcCTGGATCTCTCTAGCTGCCACATTCAGGGTGGAGGATTCCAGAGGCTGGGACCCCAGCTGCATAAGTGCCAGGAGCTGAG gctgaacgatgtcggtctcacagattctggtgtcgaggatcttgtctccactctcagtccaaacCGATCACCGATGGACCTGGACTTGTCggagaataaactgggagattcaggagcgAAATTGGTGTCCGAGGCTCTGaagaacccggagtgtaaaatacagagactggg gctgtggaatgctggtctcacagattctggtgtggAAGATCTCGTCTCCCCTCTCAGTGCAATccgatcactgacggagctggacctaggCTGTAATGACTTGGGAGATACAGGAGTGAAACTGCTGTCCACGGCTTTGAGCAGCCGGGAATGTAAAATAacgaaactggg gctgtggtatgtcggtctcacagattctggtgcccaGGAACTCCTCTCCGCTCTCAGTGACAAACGATCACTGACGGATCTGAACCTGGGATTAAACTCGCTCACCGACcaatctgtccccgctctccgccgcctcatacagACCTTCCGGAGTCTGAAACAAATCAA GCTGGATGGGAACAGATTCAGTCGTACCGGGAAGAAGGAACTCTGGCCTCTGGACAGTCCAAGACCCGGACTGACCGTGATCCTGTGA